GTATGCAAGTGTTGTTTAGTTGGTGAGATGATGTCGAAGACTTCAAGATGCTGCGATCCAGACTGTCCCTTCTTCCTCCGCAGATCGGAACGACCCCTCCATCAAAGTTCGTCGGTCCTTCTTTGTGCCAGGGCATGACTCTTCCATATTTTCCTCACGCCCTTTCGTCTTGTACATATTTCGACTCACCTGCTCAGCAGCATATTACATTGACATCTTGCCTGCACAAAGACTCACAGCCGTCTCATAGTACCCATTGGGAGAACACAAGCTACTCACCACATACCAAGACTACACAATGGCATCGAACGGTACCACCACCATGCCTGAGCGCATCCCGTCGGCCTTCCGGTACAACAACCAGCCTGAGAGCAGCCTGCCTACCAACGGCACCTCCAATGGCTCCATCCCCGGGCCCGACCCATCGACCGTCAAGAAGACCACCACCGCCTTCTCTACCTCCGACCCACAATCGTCTTTCGCCGTCAAGGCAGGACTCGCACAGATGCTAAAGGGCGGCGTCATCATGGACGTCGTCAACGCCGAGCAAGCCCGCATCGCAGAAGAAGCAGGAGCCTGTGCTGTCATGGCTCTCGAGCGTGTCCCCGCAGATATCCGCAAAGACGGCGGTGTTGCACGCATGTCTGACCCCGCCATGATTCAGGAGATTATGCGCGCGGTAACGATCCCAGTCATGGCAAAAGCACGCATTGGACACCTCGTTGAATGCCAGATCCTCCAGGCCATTGGTGTGGACTACATCGATGAGTCTGAGGTCCTGACCCCAGCTGACCCAACCAACCACGTGGACAAGCACCAGTACGCCACTCCCTTCGTCTGCGGATGCAGGAACCTCGGCGAGGCTCTGAGGAGAATCAGTGAGGGTGCTGCCATGATCCGAACAAAGGGCGAGGCAGGCACTGGCGATGTTGTCGAGGCGGTGAGAACTAATTGAGCGGAAGACGCTCGCTACATGCGGGCACACACTGACACAAATTGTTTCCATTACAGGTACGACACATGCAGACCGTCAACGCAGAGATTGCCCGCGCCAGCTCCGCCAATGACGCCACTCTTCGCCAGATGGCCCGCGAGTACGAATGCGACTACGCCCTCCTCAAGGAGTGCGCCCGCCAAAAGAGACTACCCGTCGTCAACTTCGCCGCAGGAGGCATCGCTACCCCAGCCGACGCCGCACTGATGATGCAGATGGGCTGTGACGGCGTCTTCGTCGGCTCTGGCATCTTCAAGTCCGGCGACGCCGCCAAGCGTGCAAAGGCCATCGTCCAGGCTACGACCCACTACAACGACCCGAAGAAGCTGGCCGAGGTCAGCATTGGCCTTGGAGAGGCTATGGTTGGTATCAACTGCGGCCACATGGGCGAAGCTGACAAGTTGGCCAAGCGTGGCTGGTAAGATATCTAACATGACAGGTTCCGAGCTCTCCCTGAAGAAGCGGCAGTTCGCCGAGTACGGGAGTAGCATTATCGCTACATGAGCGATGACTTGGAGGTTGTGGGATCTTGTTAGGTGGTGGAAGCTCAACGTACCCTGAACAAGCGGCAGTTCGCCGAGTAGGGGTTTGGGATTTGGCTAACGATGGGAGGATTGGGTGTTGTAAGGATTGATGGTGTCGTTCAGCTTGTCAGTGCTCATGTTCCAGAAGAAGTGGCAGATCGCCAAGTACGGAATAGGATCATTGACAGTTTGAGTGGATACATTAGTATAGGCGTTGGGAATGAAAAGCGTGTACAGGTCCAACCCTTTCTCCTTTCTTACTCATCTTGACGCCTTGGTGACTGCGATCTGCCTCCTCCGATAACTTCGACAGTGGCAACAAGTGGAATGTGAAATGTCTTTAACAGAGGACATGATGATACTCGCACAATATCTTGTGGTAGGTCGTAGCGAGTTTTGGTACAGATTACGGAGGAATCACCAGCCATGTCCAACAGCACGACATGAGGTCCTGGATATTGGACTCCCCCTATGACTTCGCAGGCTCCACCCCATGACTTTGACCTACCACACTGCCTTACCGCTAGATGGTCCCAGACATTTGACGTCCCTTCGCTTGAACGAGGGCTCCTGACGAGAGAGGTGTCCGCTTGCACAACTACAGAGTTACTTCTTTAGGTACTTAGAAGCGGTATACGACGCATCTATCTCTACAAAACTGCTTAAGAGGCCTACGGTGCTcgggggggggggggggggaGGGTTGCACAGGCTCTAATCACTATCGCCATTTGAAGCGCCGCGGCCACTTTTTGTTTTGGTCCAGAGCCCTTGGAAGCTTCGTGCACCATTGTTAAACCAGATGCGCATCTGCAGCGTGCTTGACATCACTCATACATGTATCTGTAAGGGCAGTGGCAACATCATGGAGAAGCACTTTGAAAGCAGAGACAGATGATCTGATCTGTGATTTGACGCTACTATGCCGTCATGTTGAAGCCATCTGGCAGCATGATTCCTTCAACTCGAGCAACATTTCTTTATCGATAAGTTCTCAGGACATTGCCTCCCCTTTGGCTCCGTGGTATCATTTCTAGAGTTTGGCGAGCTTCGCAGTAAGGAGGTCTACCATGCCACCTGTCATAGCATCGAGAAGCTGCAGCTCGGCTTTCGTGTTGAGCATGAGCATCGTACGTAGTTCGGCCTTCCAATCTTCAGGTACCGCCAGATCATCGTCCTGCTCTAGCATCCTGATAGCTTTCTTGCGATCTCGAGCCGTGAGCTTGAGCAGACCTTGCGATGCGTGGGTATCGTCTTGGTTGAGGTAAAGGTGTTCGCTTCGGAGACCTAGCCATTGCAGGTGTGGTGCGCAGTGATCTTCACTCTCATGTGCCAAGCTTTTGGAGCCTTGTTTGTAAGTCGACAAGATCGATGGGCCGTCTGGGTCGAAGTCTGCCAGGCCGTACACTGGAGGCGAGGCAAAGCCGTTCTGTGGCGATGCTGTGCTGAGGAAGTGCAGCAATGCGCGGGTAGAGAGGTCAGGGTAGCCTTTGCCGGTCAGAACGATGCCTTGTGTGGCGATTGTGTCCCAGAAGAGACCGGCCGTGATTGATCGGAATGTTGCCTCCTTCTCGATGACAAGGATCCATTTCACTGCCTGCAGATCCACCGCCAGCATGTCCTTCAAGCTTGGGACAAGAAGACCGTCTCGATCGTTGCTGGCAGTGGTGCTTGAGCCATCTGTGCGATGGAATGTGATTGCCCCCGCCACGAGACCTTTGGCGACTGCAGATACGTTGAGTGATGCTCGTGATAAGCCGAAAGTGAAGGCAATGTCGTCCACGTAGCGGTCCACGTATGTCTGATTGCCGAACAGCGCAGGGTCGCGATAGTATATGTCTCTGGCACAAAGTGAGAAGTGAAAGGTCTTACTTACGGGTGAGCATTACCTCTTTGACATGACAACATCGTTGCGAAGAGCTTCATGCATCAACTCGAGAATGCGAAGCACGACCGCTAACCAGCGAATGTCAGCCGATGGCGTTCGAAACCGACGAAGGTGATCTCACCAAACCGCCATGCTTCATCAGCAGTCTTGCCTGGAAAGCAGATGCGCTTGGTTCGATCATCGATATCAGGTGATGTATGCTGGTTCTTCGCCTTGGAATTGCGGACTTTCAATGTAACGCTCAGCTCGTTCTTGTCGTTCAACATGGCATCGGCCATCAGCTCGAAGACTGCCTCAATCTTGGCTATGGCGTGGGCACTGCGAGCGTTAGCGTCCTGCCAGGTCTCTGGTCCAGGAAAGGCATCACTTTGGCTCCAATTTCAACGGCGGTTCCTGATCTTCGAAGGCTTCTTCGGGCCATTGATCTAACATATCAGTATCTTCAGGCGCTGCGAGGTTGTCTTCAGACGCGTATGCTTCATCACCAACGCTCCCGCCGAAAGACATGTTAGCTGCGGCATCAGTCAAGGACACCTGGGAGGAGCCTGGGAGAAAGTCGACCTCACTGAATAGGTCGTCGAAGTCGTCGTCGTCCATTGTGACGAGGCCGAGTGTTATGTGCATGTGTGAAAGAGGAAGAGAAGAGCGTGGAGTCGAAGTCGAGATGATCACGCCAAGACCGTTGGCGTTGGGACGCGACGCGACTTCCAAGCGCGTACCTGCAATGATCCAATACAACTCCAACAACACAACATTCACTGTCTGGAAGCACTGTGTGCCGTGTGTTGTCTGCCAAACTCAGAACATATACAGCCCTCATGGACGACATCGTTTCCTCTCCACCGGCTCCAAACCCCAAGAAACGACCATCTCCCGAGGACGAGTCACCAGGGGAGAAACCATTGAACCTCAAGGGCACCCAGTTCATGATGCCCACTCCACCAGACACAGACAACTCCAGCAACACGAGTCCTGACGGCAGTGCCAACAATGATGCTCACAATCGCGCAGCATCTCCGGCTCCGAGCAGCTCAGCACTCAGCAGCACAGTCGACATCGTCTCAGAGCATGCATTGCCTAGCTCGAAGACAACAACTGGCCCCCCtacagcagcagcagcatcTCCATCAGGCCCTCCCCCGGCCAAGAGGCGAAAGCTGACTCCTTCCGAGAAGTTGGAGAAGCAGCAAGTTAAGGAAGCCGCAGAACGCGAGAGGGCAGCTGCCAAGGCGCGTAAAGACGAAGAGAAACGTTTGAAGGACGAGGAGAAGCGCAAGAAGGATGAAGAGAAGGCAGAACTCAAGCGTGCGCAAGACGAGGAGAAGCGTAGAAAGGCCGAGGAGAAGGACGCCAAGAAGCGCGAGAAGGAGGTAGAGGAAGAGCGCAAGACTCAGGAGAAAGAGGCCAAAAAGCGTGAACAGGAGGCGAAGAAGCGTCAGCAGGAAGAAGAAAAGCTGAAGAAGGAGAGGTCTCAGCTGCGATTGGCATCATTCTTCCAGAAGCCAGCGACACCTGCAAAGACGGCATCGCCAGACAACGACGAGAACCAACCACGAGCTAGGCGCCGATCGTTGTCTCTCGAGCAATACGATGTTGTGGCTGACAGGATCGGCTCTCCTGTCAAGGGAACTCCCCCGCCAGTCTCCGAGAAGAAGCCTTCCGCTCAGAAGCCCGCCGTGTCTGCCTACCACCGAGCGTTCCTGCCCTTCGAACTCCAGTCGCACAGCAGGATGGCAGTTACACAAAAAGAAGCCTCGGAGGCTGCTCAAGAGATCTTCGATCGCGAACTCAAGAACCCATCGTTACAGGAGCAATATGACTTGGGCATGATCAGCACCTACCAAGGATACGCCGAGCTCGGTCATTACTTTCCTGGCGAACGAGACCTTGATCGAGGCTTGAACTTCCCAGCAACGAGGGACATCGTGGACAGAATACAAGGCACTGCGAACCAACCTATCGACCTCACGAAAGGTCAATCTTCACGGCCAGCAGTCGAAATCCTGCGCGATCTGCCGACCAAGCATCTCCACTTCGCCGAGGATGTTCGGCCACCATACTGCGGAACCTACAACAAGATACGATCACCTGGGACTCGACGGAAGGTGCGTCGAAATCCCTTCACTCGCGCCAGGCCAGACACGAATTACGACTACGACTCAGAAGCAGAATGGGAAGAGCCTGAAGAAGGTGACGAGGAGGTCCTTTCCGATGAAGAAGACGAAGCTGATAGTCAAGCTGATGCGGACGATATCGAAGGCTTCTTGGACGATGAAGATGACACTGCGAAGAGCAAGCGCAAGATGATCACCGGTGAACTCGTACCCGAGAGCACCGGCTTATGCTGGGCGAAGGAGAAAGGACGTATCTCGGTCGTGGAAAGCATCGAAGTGGAAGCACAACCTGAGGAGCTGCATGGCATGAGCATGGGCGTACTACTTCCTGGCCTGGCAGGCAAGACCATCGACCCATTCTCGACTGTGTATTGGGACCCGCCTGCTGCCTCACAAGCGCCCGGCCTATTCGTCAATGACCGTCCTGCTAGCACCATGGCACCGCCTCGACCACCATTGCAGCCACGTCTGAACCCGAACGGAACGTTGGATAAGGGACACGATTTCATTGGAGCTACACAAGGAGTCAAAGGTCCGATCACAAGTGTGGCCGCATTACAAGGAGCGAAGCGTGGTCCTAAGCCGGCACCAAAGACCCTTAGCAAAGAGGACTTGGAGGAGTTCAAGGAAGCCGTGGTCGGTAGTCCGATTGGCAAGCTCGAGCTACAGAAGGGCCTCAAGACCAGGTGAGTAATGCTCTTCGGCGTGCAATGCATTTCAAGCACTGACATCAAGACAGGTTTCCGAAGATGACCAACGAAGTGATCAAGGAGACGTTGAGCTCACAGTTCGCACAGGTCGGCAAAGGTAAAGCTGACAAGCGCTGGGTGTTTGTTGGTCAGTCATGAGCGACGATCGACGAGACTGCTCACATGCATGGCGTGCTGTCGGAAAGTGCAGGGCACCGGATTCTAGATCACAGTGTACAGTATTGACGATGCCTACAGAAACCACATGTTTACACGGCGTTGTGCATGAGCGGTAGAGAACATGATCTAGAGGCATGTCCAGAGACAAATAACGATAATGAAAGACAGCATCACAATCTTGTGGGAGTCATGATGGCTTTAGATTCTGGTCATTGCAACGAAGATGGCCATTTGCTTTACAACATCGTCGAAGGCTCAGTATCGACGATTTCCATGTCCCGACTGGAGGAACGTCCGCCGCATCGAGTATCTCCACGTGCTCAGCCAATGCGAATGGCGAGTGTCCGGTCTGACGAGGAACAGGAAAGGCCGTATGAAGGATCCAGTAGATGAGGAGCGCTGAGAAGAAGCCGTAGAAGTACGTGATCAACGAGAAACGCAATAATGGTGAGCATGAGCATGAATACCGAAATGGCTTGAGGAGGACTGACGACTGACCTGATAGACACGATCCCACCCGTTTCCAAAGCTTACTTCACGGATGGTTCTCACAAAGCCTGGTAGGACAGGCCATATCCCCATCGCCCAAGCAAGAAAGCCACGCCAGTTGAAGCCCACAGTGTACCAGTACGCACTGGAGCTATTGCCAGTGTAGAGGTCGCCGAGATGATACTCCCTCTTCCTAATCAGGAAGTAATCGCTTATAACGACGATTCCGGTCATCGGAGACAGAAACACGGACCATCCGCTGAGTACAGTGATGAACGTGGTAGGCTGGGTGACATACTGCCAAGGACAAATCGCGATGCTGATAACGGACACCAGGTAGCAGCCACGACGGATATTGATCCACTTCGGACACAGTGCTGCAAGATCCATCCCAGCTGAGACGCAGTTCAGGATGATGCATAACGCCATCTGGCTCGCAAGGAAGCCCAGACCAGCGAAGAAGGTTCCAGCGCGACAGCCTGCAGTAAGAGAGGTCTGCTGGACATGTAGCAACAGCTCAAACGGGTTCCAGAGGTATACGCCATAGATCTCTTGAGTCGCAGATGTGATCAACAGACCACAAATTGCAGTGACTGATATCGTGATGGGCGCTGTCACAAGCTGACCAAACAACGCAGAATTCGGCGTCTTCGCGTATCTTGTGCAATCGCTCTGCCCAAGACACCCCGATGCCTGCGAGCCCACAAGAGACTGCAGCCCGAAGAGCGCCGCCCAGGATAAAGCACTCCCATTCGCCGTCGACGGCGTATGCAACAGTGTCCCGGCACCACCATTCGTCCCAACAGCCCACCCCAAAATCCCAAACATCGTCAGCGTAATCATGACCAACGTGACCCTCAAAGGTACCTGCAGCCGCTCCGGCGGAACGTACAAACAAGGCAGGAAAATCGCCGCAAACACGAAAAACGAGATCAGACTCGCCGTATCAACATTCGCAGAAGCGGGAAGCGTATTCGCCATAAAAATCCATTTAGGCCCAATCACGGCTCCCAGAATAATCTTCACGGCGTGTCCACCCCAGTACATCTGAATCCCTAGCCAAATAACCGCCGTCACGATTCGATCAACCACAGCCCAGAACCCGCCCCTGATCCCCCAAGAAGATCTACACAGCACCGTGAAGCCCAGGTATTGGTGGGAACCCGCCCAACGAGCGAAGACGGCGAGGATGGCGGTGATGAGAGAGCAGCCTGCTGAGACGCCCATGGCTTGGGGCACGCTGAGGCCTAGGGACAGGAGCGAGGAGCCGAAGGTCCAGGCTGTGGTGTTGATGCCGGTTATGACCCAGTAGCCGGCATAGCCTTCCCACGTCCAGGTCCGGCGGTTTtgggggggggggggggggtGAGGTCGCGGTTGCACCGGAAGGTGTTGTGGTAGTTGGAGTCTGGGTCGATGGGGCATTCGAGGCGCTGGGCCCAGGTTGTGAGTTGCGAGGGCGATTTTTTGGAAGTCATTTGTGATGGAAGGGGCCTGGAGTCGTTGGGAAGGTCAAAGATGAGTCCACGGATTTCTGGACAAGACTTGCTGGAGATCAGTGGTTTGAACGAACTCGTAGCATGCCAGCCAGGTCTGCAGCAAGTGCCTATCACGACCCTGGTGAAGGTAAGCTAGCATTCATGCAGGTTGGCCGCCTCAGATACATGTATCTTCTGAAAAGTCGCTGTGTTGACTGAGCCGTCGACATCAGGCAGCAAGGAGACGATCGACGAGCACAGCAGGAACATCGCATACCATCCTTATAACATTCTTCTTCGCTACAGCCGCACGCAACCGCTGATAAAGCCATGTCGGTCAACCGTGATAGTCAACGCTACACCAGAATCCCCCACATTGAATCCTTCCAACACATCCCAGCCGCAAGCTGCAGAAGGGCAGAACCAGGGCGAGCTCGTGGTAATACTGTATGCGGGGATGCACGCATGGCCTATCAGTACAGTATCAAGTTGCGGCCGACGGCGTTCAAGTCACCTCACCTCACCTCACCTCCACAGGTGGCACACTACAGCACTCCATCCTACAGCACGACCTGAAAGTGCGAACTTCAAACCAGCGCAAGACCCTCCACACTACGCAAACCACCACACCAACCACAAGTTTCTCCATCATGGGCTCCATCGACCAAGCCACGCCCCCATCCTCCACCATCCCCATCATCGACTTCGCAGCCTGGAGCAACAGCAGCGACGCATGCGAACGCTTCAAGATATCCAAAGCTCTCATCACCGCCTTCCAGACCGTCGGTTTCGTCTACCTCATCAACCACGGTCTACCCCAGCCGCTCTTAGACCAAGCCTTCGCCACCTCAAAACGCCTCTTTGACCTCCCGCTCGAGCAGAAGATGCTAGCACCGCAGCCCGATGGGCCTGAAGTGCATCGCGGCTACTCACACCCCGGCCTGGAGAAAGTATCCCAGTACACCGGCGGCGATGTAACAAAAGGCGAGGAATTGCGAAATGTACTTGATTACAAGGAATCCTACGAAATAGGCAGCGAGGAGAACGCATCGCAGCCAAACATCAGGCTTCCGGGTTCCGTTCTCCCAGACTTTCGCCCCTTGACCACAAACTTCTACTGGGCTTGTAACGACATGGCGCAAGAGATTCTGCGATGTATTGGCTTAGGTCTCGGGTTGGAAGATGCAGAATATCTGATCCGGTATCATAGTGGTCATAATAATCAGCCGCGCTTGCTGCATTATCCGCCCGTGCCGGCTGGAGACGTGGAGCAGGGGAAAGTGGCGAGGATGCCGGCGCATAGTGATTGGGGCAGTATCACCATGCTCTTTCAGGATGACTGTGGAGGCTTGGAGGTGGAGGACGCTGTTATGGAGGGGAGGTTTGTGTCTGCGACGCCGATAAGGGGAGCATGCGTGGTCAATGTCGGGGACTTATTGATGAGGTGGAGCAATGGTGAGTTTTACTTTGGTAAAGCCCGATGCTCGGGTGTAGTGCTAATTCGATGCGCACAGATGTCCTAAAGTCGACGCTGCATCGTGTTACTCTGCCTCCTCTGTCGGACCGGTATGATGGCGCGCAGAGGATGACGAGGGCTAGGTATTCGATACCATATTTTGTCAGTGCAGATCCGGAGAGTCTGGTCGAATGCCTGCCGGGTTGTACGGATGCGGAATGTCCAGCTAAGTATGAGCCAGTGACGCAGCGGGAGTATGGGATCATGAGGGCGAAAGTCCAGTATCGAAGCGCAGCAGATGCATAGGTGTGTAGCCAGGAAGATGTTGTCGAGTAGATGACAGCGTTTTGCAACGCCTTACAGTCGAGACTGGTGTGCCACGTTTTTCATGTGCTTCTTCACCTCTTCCACGGCATCGTACCCAAACGCCCACTTCACAAATGCCTGTGTCCTGAAGTCAGCATCTCTATCCGGCTCGACGTCCGCGAATGATACCGCTGCCGCCTTGCTTCTGCCCGCGCTATCTTTCCTAGTTCCCGAGCCAGTATTCACCCCTGTGGTATACAGACTCTGATTCCAGCTCGCCAAAGCCTTCACCCTGTTGACACGAGGTATCCTCACCTCCTGCCAGATAATAGTCAGAGCTGGGATGCCCCGATGTTGCTCTGTCTTGAGGAGATACGACAGTGCCGCAATATCTTCCACAATCGAAGAGAAGCCCATCGCAGCATTAGGATACATGGCATGCGCAGAGTTACCCAGCAGTACTAAGCGACCGTGTTTGCTGACCCATTGTGGGAGATCCGGCATTTCGGCGAGACGCCATCGGTCGCAAGAAGTGACAATGTTTAGGAATGCTTTGAGCTTCGGATGGGAGTCCTTGAAGTAGTCTCGGACGTAGTCGATGTCGCCGTGCTGATGCAACAGGTCAGTATCTCCACCGAATCACGATCGATGTTTACTCACTTCATCCCACATGCGCTCGTCTGCATCAGCTGCTTCAGGTATGCCGAACACAGCACTATGTCTGCCGAAGCTCCTCTTATAGCTACTGACAACATATCCGCCACCGCCGCGGACCATGTAAACTTCCAAATCGTTGGTCTTGACAAGATCTTGAGCATCCTTGTCTGCGAGCAGTTCGTGCTCGGCGGCCTGTGCTTGGTGCAAAGTCGTGTTACCCACAATGGGCCCAGGTGCGCCCGGTATGATCTTCGGTCGAAGCCGTGACAATACCCCGTCTGCTGCAAGGACGATGTCGGCTTCCACCCTCTTCCCAGACTCCAGGACAATCGATGCTGCTGTAGAGTCCTCCTCGACATCAGCAACGGCAACGCCGAAATGTAGATGTGCTCCAGCTGCCTTTGCTTTATCATGAAACAGTATCTGGGTCTCACGTCGAACAGTCTGCGAGTCCGGGTTGCCACCCATGAGAGCCGGCGAGCCTGGGATATGCGATGTAAATTTGCCAGAATGCGCATTGTAGAACGTGGTTCCAGCAGCCGGGTTTGCAATACGCTTGAAGTCGTCCTCGAGACCCCATTGTCTCAAGAATCTGGTAGCGTTCGGTCTGAGCATGATACCACCGCCTCTGGGCTCGAATGATGAGTATCTCTCGTAGAGGTCGACAGAATGGCCATCTCTGGCAAAGCAGAATGCTGCAGCTAGACCGCCCAGACCAGCGCCGACTATCACAATCCGTAGAGGCTTAAAGCCGGACATGCTATGACGATGAGCGGATAATAGGTAGATGTAAGACTGTCGATGGTGAAGATGAGTCGAGCTTGAAGACGGCTAATGATCCTTAGCGAAGCAAGCCAGTCAGCACGTTGTTGTCGGTGTGACACGCTCGATAGTGCGGAAGTCGGGGCCGTCCTTAGCAATGCCCATGGTGTTGTTACTCCGACAAGCAGGCATGAGCTCTTTAAGAAAGACCACTGATATCGATATGCTTCCTGTTGGTGTTCCTGCTTCGAGTGCGAAGGGTCTGCGGTCGGTCGAATGTCATACCGGCTTGGCCGTACAAGCCACACCACGGCCAGCATCGCATCGTTAAGGCTCTGAGATCCCATCGTCAGCCTTGACGATGCGTGTCATAGCCCCTCAGGCTGAAGGGTGTCGAGCACGAGCGCCGCTCGAGATGCTCGGTGTAAGAGTGCGGTCACGGAGCGTAGTCTCTTATCAGAGCCGAGGCAAAGGACATTCACTAGTCAATGCTAATCAACAGACCATACAGCGCGTCCAAAGCTATTCGAAGCCAGCGCTGACATGACTTCTTGAGGTATGTTGATGCTGGAAGAAAGTGTACGTTACACAGATGTCGACGCGAAGAGTCTGGATGTTTTCAAAGCCTGTGCTATTGGCTCGGTCATCTCCGCCGCTAGCTAAAGCACAGCCCAGCAACAGTTACCGGGCTTTCGGGATCTGTCTCTAACATCAACCATTATCATTGCGAAGATGAGGCAACGCATCACATATCTCCTTCCAAATGGCACGGGAGTTGACCCTGCCGACATCACAGTCAGTGACACGGAGCTCAAATATGCCCAAGCACGCGATGCTGCTGAAGAACGACGGATAACAATTGGCTACGATGAATTGCCAAAGGAGGTGTGATGATATCCTCAGCAGCACTCCTCACGACATGTATTGATAGCTCTCCTAGATACAAACGATCCTCAAAGACTTCCACGAACTGCACATCCGGGTAGCGTCCTGGCAGAACTATGCTGCCTTCTCTCCTGCCGTTTCGAGGGTCTCGCCGGGTCTACATGCCTTCTTCACGCCGCTGAAGCACAAGGATGACACTGTCGAGACATCACTGTGCTCAACCCTGCACAAGCTCTTCGATGGCCAAGGAGGAAAGGTCAAGTGCTCAAACGCCTCTAACTCCTTCACCAAACCACCCGTGCTATCCGAGCGCTTCGCCAGCTCATCTACATACCAATTCAACCACCACCCAACCGACCTCCTAATCCTCAACGGAAGACTCCAAGCCACCCTATGCTCTCAACTCGAAGCCTCATCCCCTCTCCACAAAGTCTGCAAGGTCCTCTCCAGCACTCTAACAGCCGCCTACGTCGACCTCGACTTCGACGTCATCAGCCACGCCCTCACCCTCACGATCCTCTGGCCTCCCTCCACCGCCCTAACAGGCCACCACACCAAACTCGGCGCCCGCAAATTCTCCCCCACAGACCGCCTCGAAGTCGGCATCATCTCCCCCGAACTCTCCCCCGAACCCGAGTCCCTCTCCATGGCCGGCTTCCTCACCGTCATCGGCGAAGACGAAAAGCCCAAAGCCACCATGTTCTCCTTCCCAGCGCGCCACCACCCCCTCCCCTTGGACGCCA
Above is a window of Fulvia fulva chromosome 6, complete sequence DNA encoding:
- a CDS encoding Pyridoxal 5'-phosphate synthase subunit PDX1; translated protein: MASNGTTTMPERIPSAFRYNNQPESSLPTNGTSNGSIPGPDPSTVKKTTTAFSTSDPQSSFAVKAGLAQMLKGGVIMDVVNAEQARIAEEAGACAVMALERVPADIRKDGGVARMSDPAMIQEIMRAVTIPVMAKARIGHLVECQILQAIGVDYIDESEVLTPADPTNHVDKHQYATPFVCGCRNLGEALRRISEGAAMIRTKGEAGTGDVVEAVRHMQTVNAEIARASSANDATLRQMAREYECDYALLKECARQKRLPVVNFAAGGIATPADAALMMQMGCDGVFVGSGIFKSGDAAKRAKAIVQATTHYNDPKKLAEVSIGLGEAMVGINCGHMGEADKLAKRGW
- a CDS encoding Meiotic recombination protein SPO11-1, yielding MLSCQRGNAHPDIYYRDPALFGNQTYVDRYVDDIAFTFGLSRASLNVSAVAKGLVAGAITFHRTDGSSTTASNDRDGLLVPSLKDMLAVDLQAVKWILVIEKEATFRSITAGLFWDTIATQGIVLTGKGYPDLSTRALLHFLSTASPQNGFASPPVYGLADFDPDGPSILSTYKQGSKSLAHESEDHCAPHLQWLGLRSEHLYLNQDDTHASQGLLKLTARDRKKAIRMLEQDDDLAVPEDWKAELRTMLMLNTKAELQLLDAMTGGMVDLLTAKLAKL
- a CDS encoding Transporter aclS, whose protein sequence is MPHRPRLQLPQHLPVQPRPHPPPPPQNRRTWTWEGYAGYWVITGINTTAWTFGSSLLSLGLSVPQAMGVSAGCSLITAILAVFARWAGSHQYLGFTVLCRSSWGIRGGFWAVVDRIVTAVIWLGIQMYWGGHAVKIILGAVIGPKWIFMANTLPASANVDTASLISFFVFAAIFLPCLYVPPERLQVPLRVTLVMITLTMFGILGWAVGTNGGAGTLLHTPSTANGSALSWAALFGLQSLVGSQASGCLGQSDCTRYAKTPNSALFGQLVTAPITISVTAICGLLITSATQEIYGVYLWNPFELLLHVQQTSLTAGCRAGTFFAGLGFLASQMALCIILNCVSAGMDLAALCPKWINIRRGCYLVSVISIAICPWQYVTQPTTFITVLSGWSVFLSPMTGIVVISDYFLIRKREYHLGDLYTGNSSSAYWYTVGFNWRGFLAWAMGIWPVLPGFVRTIREVSFGNGWDRPFRYSCSCSPLLRFSLITYFYGFFSALLIYWILHTAFPVPRQTGHSPFALAEHVEILDAADVPPVGTWKSSILSLRRCCKANGHLRCNDQNLKPS
- a CDS encoding 2-oxoglutarate-dependent dioxygenase gloC yields the protein MRGCTHGLSVQYQVAADGVQVTSPHLTSTGGTLQHSILQHDLKVRTSNQRKTLHTTQTTTPTTSFSIMGSIDQATPPSSTIPIIDFAAWSNSSDACERFKISKALITAFQTVGFVYLINHGLPQPLLDQAFATSKRLFDLPLEQKMLAPQPDGPEVHRGYSHPGLEKVSQYTGGDVTKGEELRNVLDYKESYEIGSEENASQPNIRLPGSVLPDFRPLTTNFYWACNDMAQEILRCIGLGLGLEDAEYLIRYHSGHNNQPRLLHYPPVPAGDVEQGKVARMPAHSDWGSITMLFQDDCGGLEVEDAVMEGRFVSATPIRGACVVNVGDLLMRWSNDVLKSTLHRVTLPPLSDRYDGAQRMTRARYSIPYFVSADPESLVECLPGCTDAECPAKYEPVTQREYGIMRAKVQYRSAADA
- a CDS encoding FAD-dependent monooxygenase OpS4, with the protein product MSGFKPLRIVIVGAGLGGLAAAFCFARDGHSVDLYERYSSFEPRGGGIMLRPNATRFLRQWGLEDDFKRIANPAAGTTFYNAHSGKFTSHIPGSPALMGGNPDSQTVRRETQILFHDKAKAAGAHLHFGVAVADVEEDSTAASIVLESGKRVEADIVLAADGVLSRLRPKIIPGAPGPIVGNTTLHQAQAAEHELLADKDAQDLVKTNDLEVYMVRGGGGYVVSSYKRSFGRHSAVFGIPEAADADERMWDEHGDIDYVRDYFKDSHPKLKAFLNIVTSCDRWRLAEMPDLPQWVSKHGRLVLLGNSAHAMYPNAAMGFSSIVEDIAALSYLLKTEQHRGIPALTIIWQEVRIPRVNRVKALASWNQSLYTTGVNTGSGTRKDSAGRSKAAAVSFADVEPDRDADFRTQAFVKWAFGYDAVEEVKKHMKNVAHQSRL